The following proteins come from a genomic window of Heyndrickxia acidicola:
- the whiA gene encoding DNA-binding protein WhiA, translated as MSFASETKKELTNLQVKDCCAKAELSALIRMNGSLSYSNRILVVNVQTENAAIARRIYTLIKKIYNTPVELLVRKKMRLKKNNVYIVRLKSKAKEILEDLQILEEGFVFNHHISPNLIKKKCCKRSYLRGAFLAGGSVNNPETSSYHLEVFSLYKEHNDSLCELMNSFDLNSKTLERKKGFITYLKEAEKITEFLNIIGAHSALLRFEDVRIVRDMRNSVNRLVNCETANLNKTIGAALRQVENIRFIESSVGLQVLPDKLREIAELRVAHQDVTLKELGEMVSGSHISKSGINHRLRKIDEIADKLRAGEGITAAVTE; from the coding sequence ATGTCATTTGCATCTGAAACAAAAAAGGAGCTGACAAATCTTCAGGTAAAGGATTGCTGTGCGAAGGCAGAGCTTTCTGCCCTCATTCGAATGAATGGTTCCTTATCGTATTCCAATCGGATTCTGGTAGTGAACGTCCAAACGGAAAATGCAGCCATTGCCCGAAGGATTTATACACTGATTAAAAAAATATACAATACACCAGTTGAGCTTTTAGTCAGAAAGAAAATGCGTTTAAAGAAAAACAATGTGTATATTGTGCGATTAAAAAGCAAAGCGAAAGAAATATTAGAGGATTTGCAGATTCTTGAAGAGGGCTTTGTTTTTAACCATCATATCTCTCCGAATTTGATTAAAAAGAAGTGCTGCAAGCGTTCTTACTTAAGAGGGGCATTTCTTGCAGGAGGATCTGTTAATAATCCGGAAACATCATCCTATCACTTAGAAGTCTTCTCGCTTTATAAGGAGCATAATGATTCACTTTGTGAACTGATGAACTCTTTTGATTTAAATAGTAAGACTCTTGAAAGAAAAAAGGGTTTTATCACTTACTTAAAAGAAGCAGAGAAAATTACCGAGTTTTTAAATATTATAGGTGCCCATAGTGCCCTTCTTCGTTTTGAGGATGTTAGAATTGTAAGGGACATGCGAAACTCCGTGAATCGCTTGGTAAACTGTGAGACAGCTAATTTAAATAAAACGATTGGCGCTGCTCTCCGCCAGGTAGAAAACATTCGTTTTATTGAAAGCTCTGTCGGTTTGCAGGTTTTACCGGATAAATTAAGGGAAATTGCTGAATTACGGGTTGCCCATCAAGATGTAACATTGAAGGAATTGGGAGAAATGGTCTCAGGAAGCCACATCAGCAAGTCAGGGATCAATCACAGGCTGCGCAAAATTGATGAAATTGCAGATAAACTGCGTGCAGGTGAAGGGATTACGGCAGCGGTTACAGAATAA
- a CDS encoding HPr family phosphocarrier protein gives MLERQVEVKLKAGLQARPAALFVQEANRFNSEIFLEKDGKRINAKSIMGLMSLAVGTGSSLTLIADGQDEQEAIEALAKYIEER, from the coding sequence ATGTTGGAGAGACAAGTGGAAGTAAAGCTGAAAGCCGGCTTGCAGGCAAGGCCGGCTGCCCTATTTGTTCAAGAAGCAAACCGTTTCAATTCAGAGATTTTTTTGGAGAAGGATGGCAAGAGAATTAATGCCAAAAGTATTATGGGATTAATGAGTCTTGCAGTAGGAACAGGATCTTCCCTTACGCTGATAGCGGATGGGCAGGATGAGCAGGAAGCAATCGAGGCGCTGGCAAAATATATCGAAGAACGCTGA
- a CDS encoding VOC family protein, with protein sequence MIKPYLMFNRKCEEAFTLYRKAFDGELMAMQKYSDMPPHPEFPVAESDKNLVMHAQLKLTENGYIMGSDSSSDIKQGQNVCISVELNSEEAAIKAWNMLKEDGNVHMDLQPTFFSKLHGSVKDTYGITWMFTVN encoded by the coding sequence ATGATTAAACCTTATTTAATGTTTAACAGGAAATGTGAAGAAGCTTTTACATTATACCGAAAGGCTTTTGATGGCGAATTAATGGCTATGCAAAAATATAGCGATATGCCTCCACATCCTGAATTTCCTGTGGCTGAAAGCGATAAAAACCTTGTTATGCACGCACAATTAAAACTGACGGAAAATGGTTACATCATGGGTTCTGATAGCAGCAGTGATATTAAACAAGGGCAAAACGTATGCATTAGTGTTGAGCTCAACTCTGAGGAGGCTGCTATTAAAGCTTGGAATATGCTTAAAGAAGATGGGAATGTACATATGGATCTTCAGCCAACATTCTTTTCAAAGCTTCACGGTTCTGTTAAAGATACATATGGAATTACCTGGATGTTTACGGTGAATTAA
- the abc-f gene encoding ribosomal protection-like ABC-F family protein gives MLELLQLQNIKVEIQDRIIFENINTNVQHHDVIGIIGKNGAGKSTLLQLLNREFPPTEGHIKYLQNDLAITMVEQETESYSFNEISSQEEALLKKWQVPTHSFSHLSGGERLKARLAKGLAKDADILLLDEPTNHLDEQSTDLLLKQLTDFKGTIFLVSHDRYFLDKIATKIWSIENKTLICHKGNYSSYMEFRERNRLAQQREYEKQQKMIERIEGQMKQLTSWSESAHAQSTKQDGFKEYYRAKAKRMDSQVKSKQKRLEKELEKMKVDAPEPEYEVEFSFKANPKIGKRFLEVKHVEKSFEGRTLFKDVHFTIQHGEKVSVIGPNGSGKTTFLNMIVGKEAAAKGDIWVSLSAHIGYLAQEVFDLPLDQTPKQLFEQESFEARGRVRNFMKHLGFIKSQWTEPIGNMSMGERVKCKLMKYILEEKDVLILDEPTNHLDLASREQLEQTLKQYNGTLLVVSHDRYFLGKITNTKLVFSNNSIIKRLNRKESLPKRDDREELRLTLETERQEVLGKLSFISPSHKDYEKLDLRFKELTKRINELS, from the coding sequence ATGCTAGAACTATTGCAATTACAAAATATAAAAGTTGAAATTCAGGACCGCATTATTTTTGAAAATATAAATACGAATGTCCAGCATCATGACGTCATCGGAATCATCGGGAAAAATGGCGCTGGAAAATCGACTTTATTACAATTATTGAACAGAGAATTTCCACCAACAGAGGGACACATAAAATACTTGCAAAATGACCTCGCAATCACAATGGTTGAACAAGAAACCGAGTCATATTCCTTTAATGAGATATCCTCTCAAGAAGAAGCACTATTAAAGAAATGGCAGGTTCCGACCCATAGCTTCTCTCATTTAAGCGGGGGAGAAAGATTAAAAGCACGGCTTGCAAAAGGCCTAGCCAAAGATGCCGACATTTTATTGCTGGACGAACCGACTAATCACTTGGACGAACAAAGTACTGACCTCCTTTTAAAACAGCTTACCGATTTTAAAGGTACCATTTTCCTTGTATCACATGATCGTTATTTCCTAGATAAAATTGCCACGAAAATATGGTCAATAGAAAATAAAACGCTCATTTGTCATAAGGGCAATTACTCGAGCTATATGGAATTTAGAGAAAGGAACAGACTTGCACAGCAGCGTGAATATGAGAAGCAGCAAAAGATGATAGAACGCATTGAAGGTCAAATGAAACAACTAACATCATGGTCTGAATCAGCCCACGCACAATCTACAAAACAGGATGGCTTTAAAGAATACTATCGTGCAAAGGCTAAACGAATGGATTCACAAGTAAAATCGAAACAAAAGCGTCTTGAAAAAGAACTTGAAAAGATGAAAGTGGATGCTCCAGAGCCTGAATACGAGGTGGAATTTTCCTTTAAGGCAAATCCCAAGATAGGAAAACGCTTTTTAGAAGTTAAACATGTCGAAAAGTCCTTTGAAGGACGAACGCTTTTTAAAGATGTTCATTTTACGATACAGCATGGCGAAAAGGTCTCCGTTATAGGACCAAATGGCAGTGGCAAGACTACTTTTTTGAACATGATAGTTGGAAAAGAAGCAGCTGCTAAAGGCGATATTTGGGTTTCTCTTTCAGCACATATCGGCTATTTAGCTCAAGAAGTATTTGATTTGCCTCTTGATCAAACACCCAAACAGTTATTCGAGCAAGAGTCCTTTGAAGCGAGAGGCCGCGTACGAAACTTTATGAAGCATTTAGGATTCATCAAATCTCAGTGGACAGAGCCTATCGGAAATATGAGCATGGGTGAGCGTGTGAAGTGTAAGTTAATGAAATATATTCTTGAAGAAAAAGATGTACTCATTCTGGATGAACCAACCAACCACCTCGATTTGGCTTCCCGTGAACAGCTCGAACAGACACTAAAACAATATAACGGTACGCTGTTAGTCGTATCGCATGATCGCTACTTTCTGGGGAAAATCACAAACACGAAGCTGGTTTTTTCAAATAACAGCATTATTAAGCGATTAAATAGGAAAGAATCTTTACCGAAAAGAGATGATAGAGAAGAATTGCGTTTAACACTTGAAACAGAAAGACAAGAAGTCCTGGGCAAGCTCAGTTTTATTAGCCCCAGTCATAAAGATTATGAAAAGCTTGACCTTAGATTCAAAGAACTCACCAAGAGGATAAACGAACTTTCGTAA
- a CDS encoding VOC family protein — translation MKLGYVMVFVSDLREAKRFYSTLLGMPIISEKNNQLIFQLEGTQLVAFKCEKNGQVGDYSNEARTVLVFHVDSIEKKFYEMKSKGIKFLHEKPTEARYAAFLDPFGNVFEIAEHSSI, via the coding sequence ATGAAATTAGGATATGTGATGGTATTTGTTTCAGATCTCCGAGAAGCAAAAAGGTTCTATTCTACTCTACTGGGGATGCCTATAATATCGGAGAAGAACAATCAATTAATTTTTCAATTAGAAGGTACACAACTTGTTGCGTTTAAGTGTGAAAAAAATGGGCAGGTGGGAGATTATTCAAACGAAGCTAGAACAGTGTTAGTGTTCCACGTAGATTCTATTGAGAAAAAGTTTTATGAAATGAAGTCGAAGGGTATTAAATTTTTACACGAAAAACCTACTGAAGCTCGATATGCCGCCTTTCTAGACCCTTTTGGAAATGTTTTTGAGATTGCAGAACATTCATCTATCTAA
- the ftsZ gene encoding cell division protein FtsZ produces MLDFETVIDQFATIKVIGVGGGGNNAVNRMIEDGVGGVEFIAVNTDAQALNQSKAGITMQIGAALTRGLGAGANPEIGKRAVEESKKQIEEVLAGADMVFVTAGMGGGTGTGAAPAIAKIASELGALTIGVVTRPFKFEGRKRATNAISGINAMREAVDTLIIIPNDRLLEIIDKRTPMLEAFREADNVLRHGVQGISDLIAVPGLINLDFADVKTVMSHKGTALMGIGTGKGKDRAVEAAQKALNSPLLETSINGAHGVIMNITGGRNLSLYEVQEAADIVASASHEELNMIFGSAINENLTDEIIITVIATGFNEQDGTSLETPTRPLKEELTNPYQRELPAQQIQYDSKHQDEQAPYNNRYAELTEESLDIPAFLRNRKKRY; encoded by the coding sequence ATGTTAGATTTTGAAACGGTTATCGACCAATTCGCAACGATTAAAGTTATTGGTGTTGGAGGAGGAGGCAACAACGCTGTAAACCGTATGATTGAGGATGGTGTCGGCGGTGTAGAGTTCATTGCCGTTAATACTGATGCTCAAGCTCTTAATCAATCAAAAGCAGGAATTACAATGCAAATCGGTGCAGCATTAACAAGAGGTTTAGGAGCGGGCGCCAACCCTGAAATAGGAAAAAGGGCTGTGGAAGAAAGCAAAAAGCAAATTGAAGAAGTGTTGGCAGGTGCAGATATGGTTTTCGTTACAGCCGGAATGGGCGGCGGTACAGGCACTGGTGCAGCCCCTGCTATTGCAAAAATTGCCAGTGAGCTTGGTGCCCTGACAATTGGGGTTGTAACACGTCCTTTCAAATTTGAAGGACGTAAGCGTGCAACAAACGCAATCAGTGGAATTAACGCAATGAGGGAGGCAGTGGATACCTTAATTATTATTCCAAATGATCGGTTATTGGAGATCATTGATAAAAGAACCCCTATGCTAGAAGCTTTTCGTGAAGCGGATAATGTGCTTCGTCATGGGGTTCAGGGGATTTCCGATTTAATTGCTGTACCAGGTTTAATTAATCTTGACTTTGCTGATGTTAAAACGGTCATGTCTCATAAAGGAACAGCTTTAATGGGGATTGGCACTGGCAAGGGTAAAGATCGTGCTGTTGAAGCGGCACAGAAAGCCTTAAATAGTCCGCTGCTTGAAACTTCTATTAATGGAGCGCATGGTGTAATCATGAACATCACAGGCGGCCGCAATTTAAGTCTTTATGAAGTGCAGGAGGCAGCGGATATCGTGGCTTCTGCTTCTCACGAGGAGTTAAATATGATTTTTGGTTCGGCCATTAATGAAAACTTAACCGATGAAATCATTATTACTGTCATTGCCACAGGATTCAATGAACAAGATGGTACATCTCTGGAAACGCCTACCCGGCCATTAAAGGAAGAGCTAACGAATCCATATCAAAGGGAACTGCCTGCACAACAAATACAATACGATTCGAAACACCAAGATGAACAGGCTCCATACAATAATAGATACGCAGAGCTAACGGAAGAATCTCTTGATATTCCTGCGTTTTTGCGCAATCGAAAAAAACGATACTAA
- a CDS encoding transglycosylase domain-containing protein, with translation MSEEKYRNRQERKRLEKNNEHKSNKLAKKGSMLKKVFISCLVLFVLSVGIGVISIGAMMKKAPKLDPSKLVDPLSTKFYDKNGNFLFEYGKENRTKITYAQVPKTMEHAFIATEDAHFYEHGGIDIKGTVRAIFENLTGHFGSQGGSTITQQVIKNTFLTPQKTITRKVQEWSLASQLEKKYSKQEILMMYLNKIYLGDGSYGVAAAAKTYYGIDANHLNELTLPEEAMLAGLPQGPSIYDPTQPENKKAATDRRNVVLSSMYKQRYITKKQMQEAKKVPVTAGLVPNTNHHGMPYEVFLDAAVREVKGKLKNVDISTDGLSIYTTLDPKAQDYADKMMDTNSIVSYPNGNFQGAFVFLDTKTGEVRAIGSGRNDYKASFLGNNFAIDMKRQPGSSFKPIFDYGPAIENLEWSTGHQLNDQKTTYSNGQPISNWDHQYHGKLSIRTALQYSYNIPALLTLRAVGMDKAKSFAENLGITFDHNTVYESNAIGSNTVNPLEMAGAYSAFGNNGVYNTPHLVSKVVFPNGKVMDFTPKPKQVMHEYTAYMITDMLRTVVNSGTGKAAMVPGLDVAGKTGTTNFDDKTSAQFGYPSNATNDSWFAGYTPQYTMAVWTGYAKNGPGNYMLGDTTKISQLMFKNMMQALGTDKSSFQQPSSVYKVNNELYIKGGDSAEVPPKQPSSDSKSHAKSGNKKADNHKQGNKKNKPKDEKHNQADNNHKPKEEKPKHDDKHKQKEEKHNHG, from the coding sequence ATGTCAGAAGAAAAATATCGTAATCGTCAAGAACGAAAACGACTGGAAAAGAATAATGAGCATAAGAGTAATAAATTGGCCAAAAAAGGATCTATGTTAAAAAAAGTATTCATATCCTGTTTGGTGCTTTTTGTGCTTTCCGTTGGTATAGGGGTTATATCAATTGGTGCAATGATGAAGAAAGCGCCAAAACTAGATCCTTCAAAACTGGTCGATCCGCTTTCAACTAAATTTTATGATAAGAATGGGAATTTCCTTTTTGAATATGGAAAAGAAAACCGGACAAAAATTACGTATGCTCAAGTTCCAAAAACGATGGAGCATGCATTCATTGCTACGGAGGATGCACATTTTTATGAACATGGTGGTATCGATATAAAAGGAACGGTCAGAGCCATTTTCGAGAATTTAACGGGGCACTTCGGATCACAGGGCGGAAGTACGATTACACAGCAGGTGATCAAGAACACATTTTTGACCCCTCAGAAAACAATAACGCGAAAAGTACAGGAATGGAGCTTGGCGTCTCAGCTGGAAAAAAAGTATTCAAAGCAAGAAATTTTAATGATGTATTTAAATAAAATCTACCTTGGAGACGGTTCATATGGGGTGGCGGCAGCTGCAAAAACCTACTATGGGATTGATGCCAATCACCTGAATGAATTGACACTTCCTGAGGAGGCGATGTTGGCAGGGCTTCCACAAGGTCCCAGCATTTACGATCCAACCCAACCTGAAAACAAGAAAGCTGCTACGGATCGCCGTAATGTTGTTTTAAGCTCCATGTATAAACAAAGGTACATTACCAAGAAACAAATGCAGGAAGCGAAGAAAGTTCCTGTAACGGCAGGGCTTGTACCAAACACCAATCATCATGGTATGCCGTATGAGGTGTTTTTAGATGCTGCAGTAAGAGAAGTAAAAGGAAAACTGAAGAATGTAGACATTAGCACCGATGGATTATCTATATACACTACTTTAGATCCAAAAGCACAGGATTATGCGGACAAAATGATGGACACTAATTCGATCGTTTCTTATCCTAATGGTAATTTTCAAGGAGCTTTTGTATTTTTGGATACAAAAACAGGAGAAGTTCGGGCAATCGGAAGCGGCCGAAACGATTATAAAGCCTCTTTCCTGGGCAACAATTTTGCGATTGATATGAAACGGCAGCCAGGTTCCTCGTTTAAACCCATCTTTGATTACGGGCCTGCCATAGAAAATTTAGAATGGTCTACAGGGCATCAATTAAATGATCAGAAGACGACGTACTCAAATGGGCAGCCTATTTCAAACTGGGATCATCAATATCATGGAAAGCTATCTATAAGAACGGCTCTTCAATATTCATACAATATTCCCGCCCTGCTTACCCTTCGAGCGGTAGGGATGGACAAAGCAAAGAGCTTTGCGGAGAATCTTGGTATTACCTTTGATCATAATACGGTATATGAATCGAATGCGATAGGGAGCAATACGGTTAATCCTTTGGAGATGGCTGGGGCCTACAGTGCCTTTGGAAATAACGGAGTATACAACACGCCGCATTTAGTCAGTAAAGTAGTCTTTCCCAATGGAAAAGTGATGGATTTTACTCCGAAGCCAAAACAGGTCATGCATGAATACACCGCGTATATGATTACAGATATGCTGCGGACAGTCGTGAATTCCGGAACTGGAAAGGCGGCCATGGTGCCGGGATTGGATGTGGCAGGAAAAACAGGTACAACAAATTTTGATGATAAAACCAGTGCACAATTTGGATACCCATCAAATGCGACAAATGATAGCTGGTTTGCTGGGTATACCCCGCAGTATACGATGGCGGTTTGGACTGGATATGCCAAAAATGGTCCCGGCAACTATATGCTTGGAGATACTACGAAAATCTCACAGCTGATGTTTAAGAATATGATGCAAGCGTTAGGAACAGACAAAAGCAGCTTTCAACAGCCAAGCAGTGTCTACAAAGTGAATAACGAACTGTATATTAAAGGGGGGGATTCTGCCGAGGTTCCACCTAAACAGCCAAGCAGCGATTCAAAATCTCATGCTAAATCTGGGAATAAAAAAGCAGACAACCACAAGCAGGGGAATAAGAAAAATAAACCAAAAGATGAAAAACACAATCAAGCAGATAATAATCATAAGCCAAAAGAAGAGAAACCTAAACATGACGATAAGCATAAACAAAAGGAAGAAAAACACAACCACGGCTAA
- the rpoN gene encoding RNA polymerase factor sigma-54 yields MELQTGLWQNQSLKLAMTQELKQAIELLAYSAEELAAFLEAEAMENPLIKLEHSYLTFVDSRIDISRKQKKQSFDQGNQSWIEQVPQTSGSLYDALFFQISMKALPKREERIIKQFIYHLDLNGYFAVGMEDAAAAAKISLAEAEECLQLLQTLEPAGVGARTLQECLLIQIERNGRKHALAEPILSSHFLDFAEKRWRKLSKELKVSTKEIQEAADYIRTLNPRPGARFSQASSEYVIPDLIVIKQDMNLELHLFEKHLPSVTFQKDYYRDLSMYRDRQVQKFLKEKARGFRTITKTLDQRRKTIYEVGMALLEQQRDFFLKGPFYLKPLTLKEVADQIGVHESTVSRAVKGKYIQTPHGTFEMKKFFSAALAAVEEQNESQASAAQVKNKIIEMVRQENKMKPLSDQNIADAFKRMGIMVSRRTIAKYREQLTILPSSKRKRYE; encoded by the coding sequence ATGGAACTGCAGACTGGTTTATGGCAAAATCAATCCTTAAAGTTAGCAATGACCCAGGAGCTTAAGCAGGCAATCGAGCTTTTAGCTTATTCAGCAGAGGAATTAGCTGCGTTTCTTGAAGCGGAAGCAATGGAAAATCCTTTAATTAAACTGGAACATTCTTATTTAACCTTCGTTGATTCACGCATTGATATATCGCGAAAACAAAAAAAACAGTCGTTTGACCAAGGAAATCAAAGCTGGATTGAACAGGTCCCTCAAACCTCAGGATCCTTGTATGATGCTCTTTTTTTTCAAATCTCCATGAAAGCGTTACCAAAGAGGGAAGAACGAATCATAAAACAATTCATATATCATTTGGATTTGAATGGATATTTCGCGGTCGGCATGGAGGATGCTGCTGCAGCTGCCAAAATTTCGCTGGCCGAGGCAGAGGAATGTTTACAGCTGCTGCAAACCCTCGAACCGGCAGGTGTAGGGGCAAGGACGCTGCAGGAATGCCTTCTCATTCAAATAGAAAGAAACGGAAGAAAGCATGCACTGGCAGAACCGATATTATCCAGCCACTTTCTTGATTTTGCAGAAAAAAGGTGGCGGAAGCTTTCGAAAGAACTGAAAGTATCTACAAAGGAAATTCAGGAGGCAGCCGACTATATTCGTACATTAAATCCAAGGCCCGGTGCACGGTTCAGCCAGGCCAGCTCAGAATATGTCATTCCGGATTTAATCGTCATAAAACAGGATATGAATCTTGAGCTCCATTTATTTGAGAAGCATTTACCGAGTGTTACCTTTCAAAAGGACTATTACAGGGACCTTTCTATGTACAGAGACCGGCAGGTGCAGAAATTTTTAAAAGAGAAGGCCCGCGGCTTCAGGACCATAACCAAAACACTGGATCAGCGCCGTAAAACGATTTATGAGGTGGGTATGGCTTTATTGGAACAGCAAAGGGATTTCTTTTTAAAAGGCCCCTTCTATTTAAAGCCGCTCACTCTAAAGGAAGTCGCTGATCAAATTGGTGTACATGAATCTACGGTAAGCAGAGCAGTCAAAGGGAAATATATACAAACTCCACATGGTACATTTGAGATGAAAAAGTTCTTTTCAGCAGCTCTTGCCGCAGTGGAAGAACAAAATGAATCCCAGGCATCTGCCGCACAAGTGAAAAACAAAATAATAGAAATGGTACGCCAGGAAAATAAGATGAAGCCTTTGTCCGACCAAAATATTGCAGATGCCTTTAAGAGGATGGGAATTATGGTTTCCCGCAGGACAATAGCGAAATATCGGGAGCAGCTTACTATCCTCCCCTCCTCGAAACGAAAAAGATATGAATAG
- a CDS encoding glutaredoxin family protein, whose protein sequence is MQIILYSRQGCHLCTEAKEVLKDLQRDFSLEIIERNIDESEEWIEKYGLMIPVVESENETLQYGQIDYFSLRKRLQWKS, encoded by the coding sequence TTGCAAATCATTTTATATTCCAGACAGGGCTGCCACCTTTGTACAGAAGCAAAGGAAGTGCTGAAGGATCTGCAGCGTGACTTTTCGCTGGAGATCATTGAACGAAATATTGATGAGAGCGAAGAATGGATTGAAAAGTATGGACTGATGATTCCTGTTGTCGAATCAGAAAATGAAACTCTTCAATATGGGCAAATTGATTATTTTTCATTAAGGAAACGTTTACAATGGAAAAGCTGA
- a CDS encoding sugar-binding transcriptional regulator: MHSMVEIQKLLMPDVLSVMEKRYQILRSIYFMEPVGRRTLAQTIGLSERILRSEVEFFKKQHLIDIQNSGMKVSEQGLTVLKELESMMNEISGINEMERKLKEVLNLQEVIIVPGNSDEAPWVTAALGRVCARRMKEMLIGDNIIAVSGGSTMAAVADMLTPDFAGRKNLLFVPARGGIGEDVEIQANTICSKMAEKTGGKHRALYVPDQVSPEVYQSFTKEPFIKEVLSLIEQANIVLHGIGDAMAMALRRNTRPEVIEKIEAAHAVGEAFGNYFNEDGQVVHKVPIAGLQPEDLPHVEHILAVAGGASKAKAIKAYMKSAIKSSVLITDEGAAKEILYS; encoded by the coding sequence ATGCACTCAATGGTTGAGATTCAAAAGCTATTAATGCCGGATGTACTTTCCGTCATGGAAAAGCGCTACCAGATTCTGCGTTCCATCTATTTTATGGAGCCTGTAGGAAGAAGAACATTAGCGCAGACCATAGGCCTTTCAGAAAGGATTTTGCGCAGTGAGGTGGAGTTTTTTAAAAAACAGCATCTTATTGATATTCAAAATTCCGGAATGAAGGTTTCTGAACAAGGTTTAACCGTGTTGAAGGAATTGGAAAGTATGATGAATGAAATTTCGGGTATAAATGAAATGGAAAGAAAATTAAAGGAAGTTCTTAATCTCCAAGAAGTCATAATTGTTCCCGGCAACAGTGATGAAGCACCGTGGGTGACAGCAGCTCTTGGCAGAGTATGTGCCAGGAGAATGAAGGAAATGCTGATAGGGGACAATATTATCGCTGTTTCAGGAGGATCGACAATGGCGGCTGTGGCTGACATGCTGACACCTGATTTTGCAGGCAGGAAGAATCTGTTATTTGTCCCGGCGCGCGGAGGCATTGGAGAAGATGTGGAAATTCAAGCCAATACGATTTGTTCTAAAATGGCTGAAAAAACCGGAGGAAAACACCGGGCCCTTTATGTTCCAGATCAGGTTAGCCCCGAAGTGTATCAATCGTTTACAAAAGAACCATTTATTAAAGAAGTCCTAAGTTTAATTGAACAGGCAAACATTGTTCTTCATGGAATTGGCGATGCCATGGCAATGGCGCTGCGCCGCAACACAAGACCCGAAGTAATAGAGAAAATCGAGGCTGCACATGCAGTGGGCGAGGCTTTCGGCAATTATTTTAATGAAGATGGCCAAGTCGTGCACAAGGTGCCGATTGCGGGACTCCAGCCTGAGGATTTACCGCATGTCGAACATATTCTCGCAGTGGCAGGCGGTGCATCAAAAGCAAAAGCGATTAAAGCCTACATGAAGAGCGCAATAAAGTCTTCTGTCCTTATCACCGATGAGGGAGCAGCAAAAGAAATTTTATATTCATAG
- the gap gene encoding type I glyceraldehyde-3-phosphate dehydrogenase has translation MTVKVGINGFGRIGRNVFRAALKNSNVEIVAVNDLTDANMLAHLLQYDTVHGKLEETVTVDGDSLVVGGHKVKVLAERDPAQLGWGDLGVDIVVESTGRFTKREDAAKHLEAGAKKVIISAPANGEDITIVMGVNEDKYDAKNHHVLSNASCTTNCLAPFAKVLHEKFGIKRGMMTTVHSYTNDQQILDLPHKDYRRARAAAENIIPTTTGAAKAVALVLPELKGKLNGMAMRVPTPNVSVVDLVAELDKNVTAEEVNAALKEAAEGDLKGILAYSELPLVSTDYNGATVSSTVDALSTMVLEDNMVKVLSWYDNETGYSNRVVDLADYVAKQGL, from the coding sequence ATGACAGTAAAAGTTGGTATTAATGGATTTGGCCGTATTGGACGTAACGTATTCCGCGCAGCTTTAAAAAACTCTAACGTTGAAATCGTAGCAGTTAACGACTTAACAGATGCAAACATGCTTGCACACCTTTTACAGTACGATACTGTACACGGAAAGCTTGAAGAAACCGTTACTGTAGACGGAGACAGCCTGGTTGTAGGAGGCCATAAAGTAAAAGTACTTGCTGAGCGCGACCCTGCTCAATTGGGATGGGGAGACCTTGGTGTAGATATCGTTGTTGAATCAACTGGACGTTTTACAAAACGTGAAGATGCAGCGAAACATTTAGAAGCTGGTGCGAAAAAAGTAATTATTTCTGCTCCTGCCAACGGCGAAGATATCACAATCGTTATGGGTGTTAACGAAGATAAGTATGATGCCAAAAACCACCATGTCCTTTCAAACGCTTCTTGTACAACAAACTGCTTAGCTCCATTTGCGAAGGTTCTTCATGAAAAATTCGGCATCAAGCGCGGTATGATGACAACCGTTCACTCCTATACAAATGACCAGCAAATCCTTGATTTGCCTCATAAGGATTACCGCCGTGCACGTGCAGCTGCAGAAAACATCATTCCTACAACTACAGGAGCTGCAAAAGCAGTAGCACTTGTTTTACCTGAATTAAAAGGTAAATTAAACGGTATGGCAATGCGTGTTCCAACTCCTAACGTATCTGTTGTGGACCTTGTTGCTGAGCTTGACAAAAACGTAACAGCTGAAGAAGTAAACGCAGCTTTAAAAGAAGCGGCTGAAGGCGATTTAAAAGGAATTCTTGCATACAGCGAGCTTCCATTAGTATCTACTGACTACAACGGTGCAACTGTTTCTTCTACTGTAGATGCATTGTCAACTATGGTTCTTGAAGATAATATGGTAAAAGTTCTATCTTGGTATGACAATGAAACAGGCTACTCCAACCGTGTAGTTGATTTAGCTGATTACGTTGCTAAACAAGGACTATAA